The following coding sequences lie in one Spinacia oleracea cultivar Varoflay chromosome 1, BTI_SOV_V1, whole genome shotgun sequence genomic window:
- the LOC110777869 gene encoding uncharacterized protein encodes MKKLFFPKSSSSHGAEGGEQRQKSPATRDKKQSSQMRWKTMGSGNLENKVRNSEHSIPICEGKVTEKKTISQTRSNLVLRRSRSFQMSSAADNSGRFSEQDLTGLRDWKNIPPRHRRRDISDCDYQFNKGDSKPKGFNVATVKMSRAEVLQDHACSCPSDSSSPQSSFVSTSIPGKVLDLYIDGEQHQEMKLGTSDYYPRSSKESNLFFLSRNYSLKSENQPESPRKIAKDVVERLLRIEQLCDPKSHGDTCPNWVEMPTTVCDKQSDRQCYDPTRVDILDKHLDGQSSTLLSEEKEDQAALALQRKLEEVKERTRLLSEQLAEGRSFQYYSDENVRNLVEEKRSLVLEIYDQLQCRIAEKVAAKEAVSLLKGEMNSTIVKLERDKDDVKSRLQKELDRRSDEWEDKLKQFQSEEHRLRDRVMELAEKNVSLQREKSGFHNKEKEYTDRISHMQIHLKNIIAETDEARSENDSLREQLSEIHYKLKVSEEVQSSMERNYKEKDRDYIELTKVVARLRGTCTEQERAVDGLRQCLNSENPTNKLQMEQLRLTGVEQDLRRQLETCIVETNSLRSENIYLLERLKNMGKVGGSSALKLEHELVSYVQCLQNMGLSLLNECIPMCDNLLGVLERKTDSEGFMESHSLVQHGIKVQRFRKDLEQLTRSLGKTAAVLKEKANIASSEPELPDTSNREALEDDLKSELEAERLLTKILKEKLYFKEKEVEQMQVELARALRSHDVLQREIQDTSDTVSCVNHKMKNLELQMIKKDGTINQIQGDIRSYDEELTTIRGTLSKVSQERDFMWQEVKGYSEKNMLLNHEVESLKKKIECLEEDTLLKDGQISILKDTLNNTKPFNILFETEHVNKF; translated from the exons ATGAAAAAACTTTTCTTTCCCAAATCTTCTTCATCACATGGAGCCGAAGGAGGTGAACAGCGTCAGAAGTCTCCAGCAACAAGAGATAAGAAACAGTCCTCACAAATGCGATGGAAGACAATGGGTTCGGGAAATTTGGAGAATAAGGTCAGAAATTCTGAGCACAGCATCCCTATCTGTGAGGGAAAAGTTACTGAGAAAAAGACCATATCACAGACAAGGAGTAACTTAGTTCTTAGGAGAAGTCGGAGTTTTCAGATGTCATCAGCAGCAGACAATAGCGGTAGGTTCAGTGAACAAGATCTTACCGGGTTGAGGGATTGGAAAAATATTCCACCAAGGCATAGAAGACGTGATATTTCTGATTG TGATTATCAGTTCAACAAAGGCGATTCTAAGCCCAAAGGGTTTAATGTAGCTACTGTTAAGATGTCTCGCGCAGAAGTCTTACAGGACCATGCTTGCTCCTGcccatctgattcaagttcaCCTCAGAGTTCCTTTGTTTCAACTTCTATTCCAGGAAAAGTGCTAGACCTCTACATAGATGGTGAGCAGCATCAAGAAATGAAGCTTGGAACCAGTGATTATTACCCTAGAAGTTCCAAAGAGAGTAACTTGTTTTTCCTTTCTAGAAATTACTCTTTAAAGTCCGAAAATCAACCTGAGTCTCCAAGAAAGATTGCAAAGGATGTGGTTGAAAGACTTCTGAGGATAGAACAATTATGTGACCCAAAAAGTCATGGAGATACTTGCCCCAATTGGGTAGAGATGCCAACAACTGTATGTGACAAGCAATCAGATCGGCAATGTTATGATCCTACCCGAGTTGATATCCTTGACAAGCATTTGGATGGGCAAAGTTCTACTTTGTTATCTGAAGAAAAGGAGGATCAAGCTGCTTTAGCATTGCAGAGGAAATTAGAGGAAGTTAAAGAAAGAACGCGACTACTCTCTGAGCAGCTTGCTGAAGGTAGATCATTTCAGTATTACAGTGATGAGAATGTTAGAAACCTAGTTGAAGAGAAAAGGAGTTTGGTGCTTGAAATCTATGATCAATTACAGTGTCGGATTGCTGAAAAGGTTGCTGCTAAAGAAGCAGTGTCATTGTTGAAGGGAGAGATGAACTCGACGATAGTGAAACTGGAGAGAGATAAGGATGATGTGAAATCTAGATTACAGAAGGAGCTGGATAGAAGGTCTGATGAATGGGAAGATAAGCTTAAACAATTTCAGTCAGAAGAGCATCGATTAAGAGACAGAGTAATGGAACTTGCAGAAAAAAACGTGTCTCTTCAAAGAGAAAAATCTGGTTTCCACAACAAGGAAAAAGAGTACACTGATAGAATATCACACATGCAGATTCATCTCAAGAATATAATAGCCGAAACAGATGAAGCTAGATCGGAAAATGACAGTCTGCGGGAACAGCTGTCAGAGATTCATTATAAGCTGAAAGTTTCTGAAGAAGTTCAATCTTCTATGGAAAGAAACTACAAGGAAAAGGATAGAGATTATATTGAGTTGACCAAAGTAGTTGCAAGGCTTCGAGGGACTTGTACTGAACAAGAAAGGGCAGTTGATGGATTAAGGCAATGTTTAAATTCAGAGAACCCTACGAACAAATTGCAAATGGAACAACTCCGTTTGACAGGAGTTGAACAAGATCTGAGGAGACAGTTGGAGACTTGTATAGTTGAAACCAATTCTCTTCGCagtgaaaatatatatttgttGGAGCGATTAAAGAATATGGGAAAAGTGGGTGGTTCTTCAGCTCTAAAACTAGAGCATGAGCTGGTATCTTATGTTCAGTGCTTGCAGAACATGGGCTTATCTCTTCTAAATGAGTGTATCCCAATGTGTGATAATCTGCTCGGTGTTCTTGAGAGAAAAACAGATTCTGAGGGTTTTATGGAATCACATTCTCTCGTTCAACATGGTATAAAAGTTCAGAGATTCAGGAAAGATTTAGAGCAGCTAACACGAAGCCTAGGAAAAACTGCTGCTGTTTTAAAGGAGAAAGCTAATATAGCTAGTTCTGAACCTGAGTTACCTGATACATCTAATAGAGAGGCTTTGGAG GATGATTTAAAATCTGAGCTAGAGGCAGAGAGGCTACTAACAAAAATTCTGAAGGAAAAACTGTATTTCAAAGAGAAGGAAGTAGAACAAATGCAGGTTGAACTAGCCAGAGCACTGAGGAGTCATGATGTTCTGCAGAGAGAGATCCAAGACACGTCTGATACTGTTTCTTGTGTAAATCATAAAATGAAGAATCTTGAACTTCAG ATGATTAAAAAGGATGGAACCATAAATCAGATTCAAGGTGACATACGGTCATATGATGAAGAGCTCACGACTATTAGAGGAACTCTATCGAAAGTAAGTCAAGAGAGAGATTTCATGTGGCAGGAGGTGAAGGGATACAGCGAGAAAAACATGTTGCTGAATCATGAAGTCGAGTCACTTAAGAAGAAGATAGAGTGCCTAGAAGAAGATACACTCCTCAAAGATGGTCAGATCTCAATCTTGAAAGATACTCTTAACAATActaaacctttcaatattcttTTTGAAACAGAACATGTCAATAAGTTCTAG